In the Sinomonas cyclohexanicum genome, CCTCGGAGGGGAGCTCGTCCAGGTGCCACATGACGCGGCCGCCGCTGAGCTGGTAGGAGCCGGGGACGTGGCCCGCGGCGTGCTCGGTGCGGTTGCGGACATCGAGCACCATGGCGGCGTCGAAGTTCGCCAGCTCGGAGGGCTGGATGAGCTTCGGGGTGACCATGGGCAGTCCCTCGAGGCCGGTCACGTAGCCCGCCACGTTGTCGATGCCGACGCGGACGAGGTGGTCCCACATCTCCTGGGCCTGCTCCTGGTCACCGGCCAGCAGCACGAGCGGGTTCGCGTCGGTCTCGGGGTTCACGACCCAGGCGCCGAAGCTCGCCACGGACTTGCCCGCGGGGATGTTCAGGGACCGCGCGACGGTGCCCTCGTGGACCTCGGCGTTGGACCGGGTGTCCACGAACGTGACCGTGTCCTTGGCGAGGTCCTCCGCGACGGATGCCTGGTCGAGTTCCGCCAGCTCGGGGCGCTCGCCCATGACGGCCGGGCCCTGCTTGTTCTGCCGCTTCATGCGGGCGAAGTAGGCGTGCGCGTCCGGCTGGCCGTCGAGGAGCTCGTCGATGAATCCCTGCTCATCGTTGGCCGCCAGGTAGGGGGCCCACCAGGCGTAGAGGCGCTCGTAGCCGACGGTCGAGGAGGGGATCGCGCCCAGGGCCTTGCCGCAGGCGCTGCCGGCGCCGTGGCCCGGGTGGACCTGAACGTAGTCCGGCAGGGTCAGGAACTTGTCCCGCAGGCTGGCGAAGAGCTGCTTGGCACCCTCGAAGCGGGTATTCACGCCCCCGGCCGCCTCGTCGAGGAGGTCTGGGCGGCCCAGATCGCCGGAGAAGACGAAGTCGCCGGAGAGCAGGTAGCCGGCCTGCTGGGAGAAGGCGCCGTCCGTGATGAGGAAGGACAGGTGCTCGGGCGTGTGGCCCGGGGTGTGCAGGGCCTCGACCGTGATGTTGCCGAGGGTGATCTTCTCGCCGTCGTGCAGGCGCTCGGCGTCGAAGCCGTACTGCCAGTCGGGGCCGCCCTCACCGGAGACGTACATCGTGGCGCCGGTCGCCGCGGCCAGCTCCCGGGTGCCGGAGAGGTAGTCCGCGTGGATGTGGGTCTCGGTGACCGCCGTGATCTTCATGCCGTTCTTGGCGGCGAGGGCCTGATAGACGGCGATGTCGCGGCGGGGGTCGACGACCAGGGCCTCACCCTTGGCCTGGCAGCCGATCAGGTAGCTGGCCTGGGCGAGGTCTTCATCGTAGATGCGCTCGAGGAGCATTGGGTTCCTCCTAGGAGATATGCGGGATGGTGGTGGCTCGTCGGCTGCTGCCCGAGGGGTGGGCGCCGGTGCTTGATGACTCGAGCTTATACCCCGGGGGTATTTCCGGCAAGTCGAGGGGCCAGTCTGAGTCAGGCGGTCACCGTGCCCACCGTCACCCAGGCGGCGACGGCGAAGATCAGCATGGCGAAGGAGATGCGAACATGGTGGTCCCTGAGGCGGCGGGCCAAGCGGGCGGCAACGATGGAGCCGACAATCGCGGGGACGGCAAAGGCCAGGACGGGGACCCAGTCAATGGTGTATCCGGCCGCGTGGGCGCTGAAGCCGGCGGCGGAGTTGATGACGATGATCGCCAGCGAGGTTCCGACAGCCTCCTTCATGCGCAGGCCAAGCAGGATCGTCAGCGCGGGGGTGATGAGGAATCCGCCGCCCACGCCGAGCAGCCCCGTCAGGAACCCCACGAGCACGCCGACCGCGACCGCCTTGGGGGCGCACGAGCGGAAGGCCCGGGTGGGCCCTGTGCTGCACGAGCCCTCGCTCTCCTTGGTGCGCACGAGCATCCGGATCCCGGCGATCACCATGATGGCCGCGAAGGCAAGCATGAGCATGTTCGGGTCCAGGAGCCTGCCGACGGCTGCGCCGCCCCACGCGGCAGGGATGCCGGCCGCGCCGACCAGCGCCACGACGGGCCAGTTCAGGCCCTCCTTGAACCGCGGCAGCAGGGCCGCCAGGGACGACGCGCCGACCACGAGCAGCGAGGTCGGGATGGCCTCGGCGGGGCTCATGCCGACGCCGTAGACGAGGGCGGGCACGGCGATGATCGATCCGCCACCCCCGACCACGCCGAGCACGATCCCGACGATGAGCCCCAGCGCGAGGGCGGCGATCATGCCGCCGTTGCCTCTCCGGGCGCGAGGGCGGGGTTCGGGAGCTGCAGGATCGCGCTCTCCTTGGTCGGCTCGGTGGCGGCCTTGTTCCACGGCATCGCCGAGATGGCCTTGCCCATGGCGCACGTATTCGTGGCCGCTGAGACGGCGAGCCCGCCGCCGATGGCACCGGCAAGCATCCGGATCTTGGGGGAGACGAACCGGCCGCCTGCCAGGCCCAGCACCACGAGCGAGCCGGCCGCCAGGCGGACCTGACGCTCCAGATCCCACCGGCTCTTGCCTCGGACCACGTCGCCGCCGGCGGCGGCGAAGCCGGGGGCCCCTCCGGTCAGGACGTACGCGGCGTTGATGCCCGCCGTGGCGAGCCGTTGGCGGGCCTGCTCTGCACGCACCCCGGAATGGCAGACGAGGACGACGCGGCTTCCGAGCCGGGCGGCGAGCTCCTCGGTGTGCTCCGAGAGCAGCGGGAGGGGGACGTTGTAGGAGCCGCGGATGTGCATGGATTCGAACTCGGCGGCCGACCGGACGTCGATCACCATGAGATCTTCATGCTTCTGGAACCACTCTCGCAGCGTGGCGGGTTCCAGGGAGGTCACGGTCGGGGACGAGTTCTCGGCCGAGGCCTTATCGGAGGTCATGGAATCCTCTCGGTGGGTGAACGGTGAATACCCTACCGAGTATTGCAGATACCCCTAGGGGTACTCCAATCGCCGCTGTCACCGCGAGGTCCGACGGCCCAGCTGCCTGCGGCTGGTGGAGTCAGTCTGGGGCAAGACTCGGAGTTCGCGCAGTCCCGGCCGGCGCCGTCGACTTCTCCGGTTCGTTCTGGGGTGGGGTCCGGTCCTCACTGCGTCCGAGTCGCGATGGCCACCAGAGCCGGCGCCCGAGGTCGTACGCCGCCGCCGGGACGAGCAGCGACCGGACGACGACGGTGTCCAGCAGGACGCCGAACGCGACGATGAACGCGATCTGGACGAGGAACAGGATCGGGATCACGGCCAGGGCTGCGAACGTCGCGGCGAGGACCACACCTGCGGAGGTGATGACCCCGCCGGTGAGGGCGAGGCCGCGGAGGATCCCGGGGCGGGTTCCGTGGGCGAGGGACTCCTCCCGCACGCGGGTCATGAGGAAGATGTTGTAGTCGACCCCGAGCGCGACGAGGAACACGAAACCGAACAGGGGCACGGCCGCGTCCGCGCCCGGGAACCCGAGGACGTGGTTGAACACGAGCGCGGACACCCCGAGGGCGGCCGCGTAGGAGAGGACCACGGAGCCGATGAGGATCAGCGGTGCGACGAGCGAGCGCAGAAGCAGGATCAGCACGACCAAGATCACCCCGAGCACGAGGGGGATGATCCTGCGCAGGTCGGCTTGAGCGGTGACGTTGGTGTCCAGGGCGATCGCGGTGACTCCGCCGACGAGGGCTTGGGGGTCGACGGCGCGTAGCCTCTCGCGGAGGTCCGTCACCGTGCGCTCGGCCTCGGCGGAGTCGGGCTGGTGGTTCAGGACTGCGTTGATGAGCACCCGACCGTCGCGCACAGCAGGCGCGCTCGCCGGGGCGCCCGGCGCGCCTGCCGCGCCGCTGTAGACCGTCGCGGAGCCCACGCCGGGTGTCGCCTGGACCTCCGCGAGCACGGCGTCGGCCCGGTCCTGCGCCGCAATCACCACGACGGGACTCCCGGAGCCCGCGTCGAAATGCCGTGCGAGCGCCTCCTGGCCGGCCACGGAGTCCGTGGCCGTGAGCACGAGCTGCGTCTGCTCGACCCCGTTGGCCTTGAGCTGCGGCAGGCCGGCCGCGCACGCCGCAAGGAGCACGAGCGCCGCGACCCACGTCGTGCGGGGCCGGTGGGCGATGAGCGTGCCGACGCGCCGCCACAGGCCGCGGACGCCCTCGAGTCCGGGCGCACCGCCAGCGGCGTCAGGAGCCCAGATGCTCGGTGCGGTATGCCGCGCAGGCGAGTGGCCGGCGTCGTGCGTGGGCCGCAGCGGCCAGAACGCCGCACGGCCGAACAGAACGAGCAGCGCCGGGAGGAACGTCAACGCGGACAGCAGGGAGAACCCGATGCCCACCGCCGCGATCGGCCCGAGGCTCCGGTTGGAGTTCAGATCCGAGAACAGGAGGCACAGGAGGGCGAGGATCACCGTGGCGCCCGAGGCGAGGATCGGCTCGAACGCCGCCCGCCACGCGCGCCGCATCGCGGCCCAGCGGGACTCGACCTCGTGCAGCGCCTCGCGGAACCGGGCCACGAGGAGGAGGGCGTAGTCAGTCGCCGCGCCTATCACGAGGATGGAGAGGATGCCCTGGCTCTGCCCGTTCAGCGTGATCCAGCCGGCCCGGGCGAGCCAGTAGATCGCGAGGACGGCCCCGCACAGGGCCGCGACCGCGGAGAACAGGACGACGAAGGGCAGCACCACGGAGCGGTACACGAGTGCGAGGATGATGAACACCGCCCCGACCGCCACGAGCAGCAGGATCCCGTCGATCCCGCCGAATGCCGAGACGAGGTCCGCGGTCAGCCCGGCCGGCCCGGTGACGTACGCGCGCAGGCCGTCCGGCAGCCCGCTGGCAGCGGATCGCAGGTCGGCGGCGACGGCGCGCAGCCGGCCGCTGTCCGCGATCGGGACCACGAACTCGGCCGCCCGCCCGTCCGCGGCGGGGATCGGCCCCACGACGCTCGACTTGGCGCTGGCGGCGGTTGGGGCAACGCCCTCCACCGAGCCGAGCCTTGCCGCGAGGGGGGCTAGCGCAGCCAGGTCGGTCGGGGAGAGCGCGCCGTCCTTCTCCACGACGACGATCGCGGGAATCGCGTTCGATGCCGTGAACTTCTCCTGCCAGGCACGCACCTCCGTGGATTCTGCGCTCGCAGGGAGGAAGGTGGCCTGGTCATTGCTCGACACGGAGGAGAGCTGGCCGAAGGTCGGCCCGCCGACCCCGGCCAGGGCGAGCCAGACGATCACGAGGAGCAGCGGGACTGCCCAGCGGAGACCACGGCGCAGAGCCATCAAGGAAGTCCTCTCTGTGGGGTGTCGGATGGTGCCGGGGCGGAGGCGGCCGTGATCCTAGCCGCAGCCTCCGCCGCGGCGGTGATCCGTGAGGCCATACCACGGAAGATCACCCCATGGAAGGGGAGGACGGAGAGCCAGTACAGGCGACCGGCCAATCCGTGCGGGACGAACACGGCCCGCTGCGAGTACGAGCTCCCGCGTTCCGTGGGCTCCACGTTCATCTCAAGCCACGCGCGGCCCGGGACGCGCATCTCCGCGCGAAGGCGGAGGAGTCGTCCCCTCTCAAGGGCCTCGACTCGCCACCAGTCGAGGGCCTCTCCGAGTTGCAGTCGCCGCGGATGCCGGCGTCCACGCCTCAGGCCGACCCCGCCCGCAAGCTTGTCGATCCATCCGCGCACTGCCCACGCGAGGGGGAACGAGTACCACCCGTTTTCCCCGCCGATGCCCTCGACCACGTCCCAGAGCCGCTCGGGAGGCGCCGTCGAGCTCTCCGTGCGCACGTCGGTGTACACGGTGCCGCCGGACCAGCGGGGGTCGCTCGGGAGGGGGTCGCCCGGAGCGTCCAGCGGAGACGAGCTGGCCCAGGTGGTCTCGACCTCGCCCCGCGCGATCTTCCCCAGGGCGAGCTCGACGGCGCGCACGTACGTGGTCAGTCCGCCCGGCGGCGGCGCAATGAACTGGTCGATATCGTGCTCCCGAACCACGCAGTCATTCTGCAGCGACTCGACGAGTGGGACTGCGAGGGAGCGCGGAATGGGCGTGACCAGGTTGACCCACTGGGCGGCCAGCCACGGTGTGAGCACCGGGAGGGCCAGCACCAAGGGCTTCCGCAGGCCGGCGGCACGCGCGTAGCCCCGCATCATGGCCGCGTAGGTGAGCACGTCAGGGCCGCCGATGTCGAAGGTGCGATTGACACCGTGCGGAAGGTCGGCGGCCGCTTCGAGGAAGTAGAGTGCGTCCCGGACAGCGATTGGCTGGACCCGGTTGAGCACCCAGCGCGGCGCCGGCATGAGCGGGAGGACGTCGGTGAGGTGGCGGACCATCTCGAAGCTCGCCGATCCGGACCCGATCACGAGGCCCGCCTGCAGCACCGCGGTGGGCACCTCGGACCCCAGGAGGATGCGTCCGACCTCGGAGCGCGAGGCGAGGTGCCGGCTCAGCGCCGTGCCGGGATTGAGTCCGCTCAGGTAGACGATGCGCTGGACACGCGCCGCGCGCGCCGCCTGCCCGAGGACCTCGGCGCAGGCGCGCTCGCGGGCGGGGAAGTCTTCTCCGGCGTGGGCGCCCATGGAGTGCACGAGGTAGTAGACGACCGCGGCGCCCTCGCACAGCGACGCGGGGGCCGCGGCGTCGTCGAGGCTCCCGGTGACCACCTCGACGTCGCGCCCCCACGGCACGTCGCGGAGCTTGGAGGCGTCCCGGGTCAGGACGCGGACTCGGTTCCCCGTCGCGAGGAGACGGGGCACGAGCCGCCCGCCGATATAGCCGGTAGCGCCCGTGACCGCGATGAGCCTGCTCATGCGTGCGCCTGCCTTGTCCGGGGTGGCACCGGACGGCGCTGCCCGGAGCGGAGCCGGACTGCCACGCCCGCACCGAGCACGACGGCGCCCGCCGCCGCCGCGACGA is a window encoding:
- a CDS encoding MMPL family transporter, which gives rise to MALRRGLRWAVPLLLVIVWLALAGVGGPTFGQLSSVSSNDQATFLPASAESTEVRAWQEKFTASNAIPAIVVVEKDGALSPTDLAALAPLAARLGSVEGVAPTAASAKSSVVGPIPAADGRAAEFVVPIADSGRLRAVAADLRSAASGLPDGLRAYVTGPAGLTADLVSAFGGIDGILLLVAVGAVFIILALVYRSVVLPFVVLFSAVAALCGAVLAIYWLARAGWITLNGQSQGILSILVIGAATDYALLLVARFREALHEVESRWAAMRRAWRAAFEPILASGATVILALLCLLFSDLNSNRSLGPIAAVGIGFSLLSALTFLPALLVLFGRAAFWPLRPTHDAGHSPARHTAPSIWAPDAAGGAPGLEGVRGLWRRVGTLIAHRPRTTWVAALVLLAACAAGLPQLKANGVEQTQLVLTATDSVAGQEALARHFDAGSGSPVVVIAAQDRADAVLAEVQATPGVGSATVYSGAAGAPGAPASAPAVRDGRVLINAVLNHQPDSAEAERTVTDLRERLRAVDPQALVGGVTAIALDTNVTAQADLRRIIPLVLGVILVVLILLLRSLVAPLILIGSVVLSYAAALGVSALVFNHVLGFPGADAAVPLFGFVFLVALGVDYNIFLMTRVREESLAHGTRPGILRGLALTGGVITSAGVVLAATFAALAVIPILFLVQIAFIVAFGVLLDTVVVRSLLVPAAAYDLGRRLWWPSRLGRSEDRTPPQNEPEKSTAPAGTARTPSLAPD
- a CDS encoding SDR family oxidoreductase — protein: MSRLIAVTGATGYIGGRLVPRLLATGNRVRVLTRDASKLRDVPWGRDVEVVTGSLDDAAAPASLCEGAAVVYYLVHSMGAHAGEDFPARERACAEVLGQAARAARVQRIVYLSGLNPGTALSRHLASRSEVGRILLGSEVPTAVLQAGLVIGSGSASFEMVRHLTDVLPLMPAPRWVLNRVQPIAVRDALYFLEAAADLPHGVNRTFDIGGPDVLTYAAMMRGYARAAGLRKPLVLALPVLTPWLAAQWVNLVTPIPRSLAVPLVESLQNDCVVREHDIDQFIAPPPGGLTTYVRAVELALGKIARGEVETTWASSSPLDAPGDPLPSDPRWSGGTVYTDVRTESSTAPPERLWDVVEGIGGENGWYSFPLAWAVRGWIDKLAGGVGLRRGRRHPRRLQLGEALDWWRVEALERGRLLRLRAEMRVPGRAWLEMNVEPTERGSSYSQRAVFVPHGLAGRLYWLSVLPFHGVIFRGMASRITAAAEAAARITAASAPAPSDTPQRGLP
- a CDS encoding MBL fold metallo-hydrolase, giving the protein MLLERIYDEDLAQASYLIGCQAKGEALVVDPRRDIAVYQALAAKNGMKITAVTETHIHADYLSGTRELAAATGATMYVSGEGGPDWQYGFDAERLHDGEKITLGNITVEALHTPGHTPEHLSFLITDGAFSQQAGYLLSGDFVFSGDLGRPDLLDEAAGGVNTRFEGAKQLFASLRDKFLTLPDYVQVHPGHGAGSACGKALGAIPSSTVGYERLYAWWAPYLAANDEQGFIDELLDGQPDAHAYFARMKRQNKQGPAVMGERPELAELDQASVAEDLAKDTVTFVDTRSNAEVHEGTVARSLNIPAGKSVASFGAWVVNPETDANPLVLLAGDQEQAQEMWDHLVRVGIDNVAGYVTGLEGLPMVTPKLIQPSELANFDAAMVLDVRNRTEHAAGHVPGSYQLSGGRVMWHLDELPSEGTIVSYCQSGVRNSVAASGLRRAGYDVVELDGSYLAWLDHEKSAAAAR
- a CDS encoding rhodanese-like domain-containing protein is translated as MTSDKASAENSSPTVTSLEPATLREWFQKHEDLMVIDVRSAAEFESMHIRGSYNVPLPLLSEHTEELAARLGSRVVLVCHSGVRAEQARQRLATAGINAAYVLTGGAPGFAAAGGDVVRGKSRWDLERQVRLAAGSLVVLGLAGGRFVSPKIRMLAGAIGGGLAVSAATNTCAMGKAISAMPWNKAATEPTKESAILQLPNPALAPGEATAA
- a CDS encoding sulfite exporter TauE/SafE family protein is translated as MIAALALGLIVGIVLGVVGGGGSIIAVPALVYGVGMSPAEAIPTSLLVVGASSLAALLPRFKEGLNWPVVALVGAAGIPAAWGGAAVGRLLDPNMLMLAFAAIMVIAGIRMLVRTKESEGSCSTGPTRAFRSCAPKAVAVGVLVGFLTGLLGVGGGFLITPALTILLGLRMKEAVGTSLAIIVINSAAGFSAHAAGYTIDWVPVLAFAVPAIVGSIVAARLARRLRDHHVRISFAMLIFAVAAWVTVGTVTA